Genomic window (Pleurodeles waltl isolate 20211129_DDA chromosome 2_2, aPleWal1.hap1.20221129, whole genome shotgun sequence):
atcttgggggttcaggactcactcaggctgggtctaggtgCTGTTACGGCTCtgccgtcccatctctagggggggcagtaaacagactatctgtagcctgggaatcatcattaatactcacccagagtccctttctgactcctgtttgcttcccttttcgatatggCACGCTATAGAAGAATTACATTTGCTCCCATGGACTCCAGGTcctataatgcactgcctggtagttggtaagacctgtaatcttctgtccattgctacctatgggaaaagtctggttgttcctttatactggattctctcctccaggacttgtgagagactggaactgcacacacctgtgacctatcttgtgcagcccagccatgtgactccaccctgggctTGCTACTGCCCGGAACTGCttgtaagctgccatttcctgaagctcccccCGTGCATtagagtttgattcctttgtgttccagaccccttgttggattgtgttccagtcctgttcctgttctgcttcagcctgaacctgctgtctgatttcccagtcctgttcctgcttattccagccagagtctgttccctgtttcttagccttgttcctgtttgtttcagccagagcctgctctctgtttctcactcCCGTTCCTATCTTGTTTCAGCCTAAACCTGCTTTCTGGTTCCCagccctgttcttgcttgttccagctccctgtgttccagtcctgttcttgcttgttccagtcagagccttctctctgtttcccagtcctgttcttgcttgttccagccagagcctgctctctgtttcccagtcctgttcctgcttgttccagccagaacatgctccctgtttctcagtcctgttcctgcctttgctttagcctgagcctgttccctgttcctgcctttgcctcctagtttgttccttccgtttcctcttgggttatcatgtctggtaagtgtactatcagtcctcacctgtgtataagcattttcctttgtactggggtgggCTCCTTGTTTCCAGGAGGCAATGttagccccatcctttgtctagtgttgtatgtagtctttagtgcctaacagtcacagtgtgctattgctgttttccaggaattgccactgtgcttCCAGCTGGACCcagaagggcttgtcttgtgtatgtaagtacaatccttgtttgtgtcctaagagtccagagacagaatcacttctgctgcctccttactatggggcttgcagggtgaccatctgtaagagtaatctacacagaggcattgacgttccctgttgctgtgggaagttctgagccctaccctgtgtacaaccataGTGATAACCCCactgtgtttgtccattactgatccggtCCTTGTTTgatcacactaagggggtcattctgaccctggcggccggtgaccgccagggtcaccgaccacgggagcaccgccaacaggctggcggtgctcccaagggcattctgaccgcggcggttcagccgcggtcagaaagggtaaaccggcggtctcccgccggtttaccgctgccccattgaatcctccatggcggcggagcgcgctccgccgccatggggattcagacaccccctaccgccatcctgttcatggcgggaaacccgccatgaacaggatggcggtagggggtgccgcggggcccctgggggcccctgcagtgcccagggcccccgtaagagggccccacaaagtatttcagtgtctgctttgcagacactgaaatacgcaacgggtgcaactgcacccgtcgcacccctgcaactacgccggctcaattctgagccggcgtcctcgttgcaggggcatttccgctgggccggcgggcgctcttttggagagcgcccgccggcccagcggaaatgttagaatggccgccgcggtcttttgaccgctgcgcggtcatttgtcggcggtaccttggcggacggcctccgccgtccaccaaggtctgaatgaccccctaaggttgctctgtcttcactttcctgttttctgtgccttaacaTAGCTGTCTTTTTGACAAGACCCGCCCAAAACCATGAAAGGTGctggttcaagatggtggaagcctcctatgtccctgtggctctgaacaggaggcccgtACGCTAGCCTTTAGAGTCACTTTTGAGAGTCCTGGGTGCAGATGAAGATGCAGAGCCCAACAGCAGGACTGGTCTCTGAGGGCTCaatgcaggctccaggcagcaaagtagtccttccatgtgcagcagcagtctgacagggtgcacagcaggtcacagcagcaggcagccttCTGAGAGCCCTTTGCAAGTCCAGTAGTGAATTGAAGAGTTGGTCTGAAGGTCTTATTTTTATACCCTGCTACTCTCTTTctcgaaggtgggagaagcttctggaaaggttctttgaagtgcatagaatttCCTGACCACCCCTGCcctagctccaagctggctgcagtgacaatgcagggttgttagctGTTTGAGTGAAGGCAGAGAACATGCTATTCAAGCATAAGTGGAGCTGTTCTAGTACGGCCCACCCATCTTGCCAGTAGATAGCCCAtttaggcacacctaatccctctattgtgtaactgtctgggaggaattcactaACTCTatatgtcagctacacccagtaatGCAACCCATGATAGGCTGCATGTACAAAAAAGCTAAGGGatggaacatgccaactttctaaaagtggcattttcaaaattgtaatgaaaaatctgactttaccatgaaagagggttTACCATAAAATGTTTATTGGCATGAAACATAATATATTTACCtactctcaattaggaattacagcttattaaatgtactaaggaatccctaatgttatcctataggaggggCGGGCCTCATAGTAAAGAaacatgaatttgggagtttttcattgataggaaatgtaaaacttaaacatacatttCCAACCTTTAAATTACACAGCACCATGACCTATGGTCtacgtaggggtgacatatatgttttAAAGGTCTACTTAGgtggttggcacaataagtgctccaggcccagtagtggcatttaatttacaggccctgggaatgtgGTATACCAGGGTACaaaggacttacaagcaaattaaacatgccaattgggtataagccaatttaaccatggttatgggagtaagcacatgcactttagcactggttagtagtggtaaaatgcatagagtcctaagaGCAACAAAAAGAAATTCAGAAAAAAGTAGAGAGTAGGAGAAAAATGTTTTGCGGggggaccctgcagagagggtcaggtccaacatgCATTTTATTACATACACTTGTACGTTTCTGCACACTATAGGTTTTAAAGATATTTTGATAGATGGTATTTTTGGTGTATGACATAgcgataaaagaaaataaatatttttctgtgcAATATTAAGGCACAAATAAAATTGTACAACTATATTGTTGTAATCATTATTGGGTCACACTAGTGTGTACAATGCCAAGTCTGTGGCCTCGTGCCTTCACTTAATGGACTCCTTGGAGCGCCCACCAAAGATAGCTGCATAATTCACTTTTTTAACCCCTTTTATTGAGTATTTTGACATTCAAGTTCAATAATGCACATTCCTAGTGATTGTTCCTGTGCAGCTTTAGTTTGGCTATAGAGCATATACTGTAGTTAAAGCAATTTAGCACCTTTGTTCATCCCTATGCACTTCGGATTCCCCAAAAGCCATCTGACTTAAACTTTACAATACAGACTAATACAAATAGCAGGACGGGCTTTAAGGCAGTGCGACCAGTGCAACCGCACTGGATGCTGATCTGGTTgggagggcgctgacctcagggggggagCTGTGTTCAGCAATAACTTACAAACCTTGCGatctaaaagcacctgctgaaacgttGCTTGTGCTTCTGGCCTTCAGGAAACAATGAAAacatcaagataactcttgtgattaatattcttgctagagagagagatcagagtttttttTCTAAtgacagttttgactcgccataaagtagcgcacgGGGTTAACATACCTGCtggaaagaacagatctgtattttgtgtggatagctgagtgaattagtaaagccagcctttaccagctctttaaaacaaatgaaatgtatatgagaGAGGAGCTCtggagggatgaggggcacttttgcctggttgtagtgagggaatccgaggaggtggtcatggggtggagtgtcccaaaaaagactgttgcacagcgtgccaccagcgctaaagcaagCCCTGTCAAATGGTAAATATTTTCATGTATGCATAAAGGTGTCTTTTACACAGTTTTCTCCTACACCCATGCAGAGGCATGCCTACATGATCACTGTGGCCTTGAGCAACCGCTGCCCTACACACAAACCATAACAAGTCCCATATAGTTTAGACTGCACTCACAGACTTTCCATTAATTCTTACACCTGAATCTAATATTATTCCTCATTCCGTTTCACTTCAACTTGTACATTGCCACAGTGACAAAGCATGTGAAGAGCACagcccttttttttaaaacatttgttttattgaGTTACAACATTGCAGCAGTGGGGCATAGGTCATATACATACATAGGTTGTTGTCCAAAGAGGGGAGACTCTTGTTCATAAGTGCAGAAATAAAGGAGGAAagagagataaaagaaagaaaaggcaaataagaaCAAAGCACGTGCAATGGCACTGGGACATACCATACAGCATTTCTGCATGTTTCAAGCATATGCTGTGGAGGAAAAAATTGAACAACAAGGCACTTGTCCAAAAAAAGGTAAACAAGTAATATATATGTAGATAAGgatacacataatatacaaataaattaaaactgAAAAGAGCACAGCCCTTGACCTCACTCATGACATGGGCACATTCAATACATAGGCTACATGAGAAGCAGCCACTCTTCCATTCATTGCACTCCCACAATAGGGCCTTGCTTACCATCAGAAAATATGGTTTGGTGCCTCGCCAGTAGGAAGAAGCGTTATATAACTGCAACTAcagtaaaatgcaataagtaacagTAGAATACAGCTGCTCAGCTCTTCAGGGTTTTCAGGAAGGACAGATTGGAAGTCATTTGCATGCTTTGAGCTGAAACTGGGTGTGAATGTATGGCCAATTCTTGTTGATGGCACCAAAGTCTGAATTGAGGGGGCATATTTAACAAGTAGTTATGCCACCCTTCCcacgcatccacctatggattctgGTGCATTCCAATATTTACCACTACTGGTAAACCCAGAAATGCATTGACATACTACACccccccaggtgaggcgtaacaaggagaaatatctttatttctcctcatatttggctctttctatgtgtgcagcatcctgcagcacacacatagaGAGAGGGAAATGCCTCGGAGCTTtgtgttttgtacaggaaggtgacaAATGTTCAACACTCCACGTCTATAATgtggattatttttattttaacttccTCTTCCTTGATCACATGTGTTCCATATTTAAAATTTTGGAGTACACTACATTCACATACCTAATAGACATGCTACCTGTGCCTCCCTCACCCTCCCTAGATGGcttcttcttgcacaaaaacaatcctgtctgcaacgtaGGCACCATTGCACCACAGCGCAATGGTGCCTACATTAGAACTAGGCAACCAATAGGTgctggaaaaggaaaagaaaggaatgtGCCGttttatgttaaatacagcacatttctgcccattCCCTTTCACATAGCAAAGGAAGGTGACTCACTGTactgcatgaaatattgataaatgtgccccttgaTTTAGTAAAGTGTCCCAAGCCTATGTTATCCACATTTGCTAACCTTTAGCGGAAAGTTTCATGTTGAAAAGCAAATCTGTGTGGTTGCATTTTAAGGTGCTTCCTGAAGTGCAGTTAGGTTCCTTTCTTACTTCTGTCTGGAGAAAAATACCTCCCAAGCTATGGGATATTCTGAAATGCAAGGTTCGCTTGTGAAGTCAGTGACCGATCAGGTGTGAGATGGCCAATTATAAGGTCCTGACAGGATTGTAATGGCCTGCTCACTTTTGCAAGTATACCCTTTGCTTCTAAAAGCCTGATGCAGGTCAAGGATATTTGAAATAAGTTCTTCAGCTCCAccaggaaccagtggagagaagtgAAGTTTGATTTCACATGGTCGTTTCCCTAGGATCAATTGTATTCCTGTGATCTTGTTCTGCAAATCTTGCACCATACATATTTCTGTGTGTGAGCCAGATGAAGGTTACTTTGCAATTGTACAGGTGATCTAGCATCATGGCTCTTGCAGATGCAGCTGAAGGTTTATGAGGGTGCACAATGTCATTTTTAGAATTAGCAATTAGCAATGGATAGGACTTTAAATTAGTGCTGTGCTTAGATGAACAGTCTGCACCAGGTTTTAACTAGAGGTAGCTGTCCATGCTCACCTATGAGCAAAGTGAATAGAACATGCAAAACAGGTGAAATTACTATTTGAGGCTGTTACACCACATTCATTTAAAGAAAGGTTGTAGATCAAATGCAAATATCTATTGCAATGTAGGTAAATGTGCAATTGTGGAAACTAATAAAACTGCAGAAAACTGTTATAATGACTTACACAGGATTGTGGTGTCCAAGAGTGTTTCCAACACGAACCTCAGCTCCAATCAGTCGGGTTTGGCAGCAGTCCTTCCTGCCGTATACTATAATGGACCCTATTCTTCGGGACTGCTTCAGATCCACCATCCACCAGGGGGACATCTGAAGCTGTGTGTGGCTACAGGAGGATTTATGAAAGTCTCCATCAATCTCTCCATCGATGGCACGTGAAGCTGTAGCCCATAGATAGCCAGCATGCCTTGAACTTTGACTGGTGCTCCCTTTCCGTGCTAGGTTCTTTCCTGAAAGAGTGATGGGAATCAAGTACTTTGACACAAACACAGTCCTCCATGCAAACCACATCCACAAGTTCTAGGAAAACTTAATTAAATGTTCTGGGAAAAGAATGAGAAATATTATACAACCATACAATTATGTGACTTGTGCCACAGTTGATGCAAGATAAAGAGATTCTAGTTGACCTAGGAAAACATACATGTTCAATAGCCCATGAATTCCCACAAAGATGCAGGTCAAATCAAAGGTTCAACTTCATCTTGCATAGACAGCCAGCACTTGGATGTACGTTGGACTCATGTCTAGTACAAAAATATTTAAAGTTAAGGGAACAGGAAGGGGTAGAAAGAAACTTCTCCCAGTGCTCTTAGTGTTTTGGAAGAGGTACTGTATACATGGGCCACAGGGCAGTTATGGTTCCAAACTGATGGCTGTCACTGTTGACTACGATTTCAGTGCTGCTAGAGCACAAGAGGAACTGGGTCATAATTTGCTGACATAATAATCCAATTATTCTAGCTGACACAGCACTGCCTTTATTATGATCAATACACTTTGAAACCAATCCACAAAAGTATTTATGAGAATGGGAAATAGTGTTCAAAGAGTATTCctgcatgcctttgtgaatcaacTCTTTATTCCTAAAAGTGCACATAGGGTGCAGCCCTTTTTGTTTGTATTAATTGTCTATGAATAATCCATGAATATTTCCATTTTTTATGTTTTGAGTCTAATCAACAAATCTATGTAATGGTATGTAAAAGAGTACAGACTTTTAAATTGCTTTGAGTATTAGCATTTTCCCATTCATGTTGATGGAGCTTGGAATGTGCTTTGCCTAACATCAATGTGGATGCCTTGGTTAAACAAAtttccattccttctccctctctcaAATTCATCAATGGTGGCACAATCGTTTCCAAAACCACAAGTAGTTCACTAAATTTGGCACCTAGTAAGCATGCATGACATGCTTTAAACAGTATTGTAAATAATACAACTTATATAAAAATCTCATGATTGTTACTTATCATGGATTGACTCATTTAGTCCTAATACCTCACTACTTTTAGAATATGTGTTCACTGGTATTTTATAGGATTGTCTAGATTCTCAATAATGACATCCTAATCTAAAGTAAAGAGTGCAAGTACGTTGAGGCAGACAAGGTATAtataacaaagggggtcattacaacattgtcggtaaaagccgcttcctgccgtgcagaagaccgccaacacaccgccgaggccgcggaattccgccactgtcattatgacccacagctcggaatccgccaaaatccagacacccacacaagcccgccacaccaaaggtcagtgataaactggcgataacaaaacctccaccgtcacgccaacacccacaaacccttacgtcaacaattgcgacagaaggccagagagagacaccaccagaaataacactagcatccacaggcaccctacaccatcactcacacaacatccaagcacctcacacaacacctcacacaacacacctctaaatatcaccccacacatcacaacacacaccatcccacacatcacccacaccatcccatggccccgcaaagaccttcccctgtaggtcgttccacctcttcctgatgtcatcccgtgttcttgggtgctgtcccactgcgttgaccctctccacaattctgcgccatagcttcatcttcctagctatgttggtgtgctgcacctgtgatacgaatagctgtggctctacccggatgatttcctccaccatgaccctgagctcctcctcagaaaacctggggtgtctttgcggtgccatgggtggtgtgggtgatgtgtgaggtggtgtgtgttgtgatgtgcagggtgatgtttaggggtgtgtggtgttttgtgtgtagatgtgtatgtgtgatagtgttgtgtgcctctgtttgctggtgttgtttttgctgtgctgtctctctggccttcgtcaaaatttctggtagtaagggtttgtgggtgatgtgggcgggtgttttatattgtattgggtatgtgggagtggtgtgtgtatgtgtatcaggtgtgtgtatttggaattgtccaatgtggtagtgttttgtaaatgtgtgtgtattttgagcgcggcggtgtgtaccgccaatggaataccgcggttgaaagaccgccgcgtggattcgtgggtcgtgatagtgtgggcgtaatcctgttggcatgatggtgtcagttttgttatcgcctgtttatctctgacctttggtgtggcggacttgtttgggtgtctagattttggcggattccgagctgtgggtcataatagctgtggcagaattccacagcggtgtgttgccggtcttctgcatggcagtaagcaggatttactgccaatgttgtaatgagggcctctattctGGCTTGattgttgttttctttctttttgatcCTATTGAGAAACGTTTCTTTCGTTTTGATTTCCTAGTGAAGATGTAGGTGTCAATTCGCAGATGTGTAAAGTCAAATGTAGTGAAAGGCAGAAGCTCAATCCATAATTCAATAATCTTGCTTGATTTGATGTCAGTTGGATGAATGAGATGGTAAGGATCAATGGTTTCTCCTTAATTTTGTTTTCCTAATCAGGATCCCCTCCCACTATGTCTTTGTATAGCCCCTTCCTTTCACTCCTGTCCATCCTGTTTCTATATTTCCTTTTTCTCAATTCATGTGCTTGCCTCTGCTACCGAATTGTGTTGTCATGTGGAAAAGGCTAATTTTCCTTAAAAAATCCAATCTCtaatgagttacagttacctttctTATActgaacaaaagttaaagtgacagtCTAGTTAGataaaaatgtcagctaaaacataacattttaaactaaaacaaCACTGAAGTTCACTAGTTATACTTGACTAAAGAAATTAATTAACTCATGCCCCTGCTATCGATAGtgttgtaatttcagatgtcatcagtcaaCAATTATGTCCTAGAACatttaatgagtgatgtaatatgtgaagtcataagcagtgcatgtcaaTATTCTTTGTAATTCCTAAGGGTTACCAGCTGATGACATTATCAAACAGGACCGCCAAGTATGGTAAAGAGGAGGTTGCCCCAATCCAGGAGGCTTTAACTGTTCAGAATGTCAAGTTTGCTTGCAAGGGACCATATTCCATTATACAGGGTTTAGTTTGGTTCCTAGCCAAATCCAGCTGGGACATTAGAACCAGGCTCTAACAGATATTTCACCCCATTGATATATAAAGTAAAGTGAAAAGGGGTGAGCATGCAGCCCTGTTGTGTTTCCCTATCCAACATGATAGGCACATGGTTTCCCCATTTGGACCATATCTCACACTAGCAGGGACATTGACATGAAACTATCTTAAAAAGCCTAAATGTGCATATCAGTTCCCAATTCATTCAGGCTACCTCAGAGTATTGACCAGTTAGTAAGGTGAAATGCGGACCTGAGGTCCATGAATGCCAAGCATAGATTTAATCAGAATGTACAGGTTAAGTGATTGCTCAGCTGTGCTGAACCTGGGACAAAAGCTGTACTGCAAGTCAGACAGAATACTTTCTACCGCAGTCCATTTTTCCAGCAGATCTAAAAGGTCTCTACCAGACTTTTGCAGTTGAGTCAATAAGTGAGATCTGGTGGTAGCACCTGGGTTAGTCATTATCTCACTTATTACTTATGAAAGATTGCAACAATGACCGACTGAGACCAAGACTGCGGCAGGCCGCACtttgcagcatttctcatcacattGGTCAAAAATGCGTCCCAAAGTGGCACAGTTATTATCATGAAAATTAATCAACAAACCAAAGCACTTGACAGTGTGGTGAATACAAAGAAGTCAAAGTAATTTTACCCTCAAAAGCAACTGCCACTAAGGTAAGGAGCCCCCACACTCTTGTTCTACTGGAGTTTGAATCAATGGCTGGGGTATGATAGAAAGTATAGCCATTGATATGAACAGGACACAACGCCCATGTCTCTTGGAAACAAATCAGGTCATACCCTCTGATCCGTTGTACCCAGTGGGGATTatttaactttgcacttaacccAGCAATATTCCAAGAGGCCACATTACCACTTATGTGCAATACAAGTGAAGCAAATACCACTAAAGCCTCCTCATTATCGTTTTCAGTGGTATTAAAGCATTCATTCACTATCAGCTGGGATAGATTGGCAGGTAAAAATCCTTCAGTAAGCTCCAAACAGGATAAAAGCTCCACAGATAACATACCATCAAGTCACGCAACAACATGAAGTTCAGCCAAGGGAGCAAATCAGTTGGCAACAGTACATTGAGAAAAAGGAGCAGCAAATTTATATGGAACTTGGTGTTGAATAGTTAATGATTGTAAACATATAGGGGTACTGTCTTGATTGAACTGCAAGAGACAAAAGAAGAGTTAGGGTGCCTCATGTAATTTGGGGCTTGTTTTATTGGCACATAAATTGCTAAATTTATTTCACAAAGAGAATATTCTTAAGCACGTTGTACTGTTATTGCTGATAATA
Coding sequences:
- the LOC138282978 gene encoding fucolectin-like; this encodes MGTGGMLAALIILLGVTIQETESCFPEPGGKNLARKGSTSQSSRHAGYLWATASRAIDGEIDGDFHKSSCSHTQLQMSPWWMVDLKQSRRIGSIIVYGRKDCCQTRLIGAEVRVGNTLGHHNPVCGTFSKSSVYHAVEFCCNGKVGRYISVIIPERKESLSLCEVEVYGLKRERH